One genomic region from Magallana gigas chromosome 3, xbMagGiga1.1, whole genome shotgun sequence encodes:
- the LOC117693072 gene encoding uncharacterized protein: MSMKKICPILLQLLTLFCCQVKGGRAHCRNPSSVRKLERGLSLYKLKDLPESFYLMDKLRSKVTVPPQYKDSVYVNLDNENTTCPVTLENKLHVCPGYKVMEYDRFRIPSMMLQVHCKCNGCLGSPDKACVRLFYYTRVLRVTGCNEKGVYVYDYFWEKVSNGCVCIKNDRQTMPRG, from the exons ATGTCAATGAAAAAG attTGTCCCATACTTTTGCAATTGCTGACTTTGTTTTGTTGTCAAGTTAAAGGTGGCAGGGCACATTGTCGCAATCCATCTTCCGTTCGTAAGCTTGAGCGCGGCCTAAGCCTATACAAATTAAAAGACTTGCCGGAAAGTTTTTATCTAATGGATAAACTGCGCAGCAAAGTGACTGTTCCTCCTCAATACAAGGACAGTGTCTATGTCAACTTAGATAACGAGAACACGACGTGTCCAGTAACTCTGGAGAACAAATTACACGTGTGTCCCGGCTACAAGGTGATGGAATATGATAGATTCAGGATCCCAAGCATGATGCTGCAGGTTCATTGTAAATGTAACGGTTGCCTTGGCTCCCCGGACAAAGCCTGTGTGCGTCTGTTTTACTATACCAGAGTTCTAAGGGTGACGGGGTGTAACGAAAAGGGAGTGTATGTGTACGACTACTTCTGGGAGAAGGTTTCCAATGGCTGTGTCTGCATCAAAAATGATAGGCAGACGATGCCCAGAGGTTGA